A stretch of the Ornithodoros turicata isolate Travis chromosome 4, ASM3712646v1, whole genome shotgun sequence genome encodes the following:
- the LOC135391236 gene encoding 4-aminobutyrate aminotransferase, mitochondrial-like — translation MLRFSGAVRPISSCFHFNVYRHPISAVSSSSKYLSTQVREPAGPNVVTSTFPGPKSTELKKELESIQNVGAVQMFIDYEKSIGNYMFDVDGNVFLDVYTQISSLPLGYNHPAMVQAVQKPENVATFVNRPALGVLPPKNFVNRLRNSLLSVAPAGMQEVQTMSCGSCSNENAFKAVFIRHVALQRGGSPPTPEELHSCKYNLPPGAPKLSILSFDGGFHGRTFGALSTTHSKSIHKLDIPSFDWPIARFPEYKYPLEEFESHNKQEDDKSLAHVEELIHEYKRKAIPVAGLIIEPIQAEGGDRHASDEYFRRLRSLAVKHDVLFICDEVQTGCGPTGRFWAHEHWGSDNPPDVVTFSKKMLTGGYYYKPEVRPKEGYRIFNTWVGDPTKLLLIEEVLKVIRTENLLENVRTTGKHLLDGMSEISKKYPATFLNPRGRGTFCAADLPTEEARNKFVTQMHLLGVHCGGSGSKTVRVRTALTFEKKHADIMLDRVNKVLAEKF, via the coding sequence ATGCTACGTTTTAGTGGGGCTGTACGCCCGATTTCCTCATGCTTCCATTTCAACGTGTACAGACACCCAATCTCTGCGGTCTCTTCATCATCGAAGTACCTGTCTACTCAAGTGCGCGAACCGGCTGGTCCCAACGTGGTCACTTCCACATTTCCAGGCCCCAAGTCCACCGAACTGAAGAAAGAACTTGAGTCCATCCAGAATGTAGGCGCCGTGCAAATGTTCATTGATTACGAGAAATCGATAGGAAATTATATGTTCGACGTAGATGGCAATGTTTTCCTCGACGTTTATACTCAGATCTCGTCTCTCCCTCTTGGATATAATCATCCAGCCATGGTTCAAGCGGTACAGAAACCAGAAAACGTGGCGACATTTGTCAACAGACCTGCCTTGGGTGTCCTACCGCCCAAAAATTTCGTGAACAGGCTCAGAAACTCGCTTCTTTCAGTTGCTCCTGCTGGAATGCAGGAAGTGCAGACCATGTCTTGCGGTTCGTGCTCAAACGAGAACGCCTTCAAAGCCGTTTTCATACGGCACGTCGCGCTCCAACGCGGTGGGAGCCCTCCAACACCTGAAGAACTCCACAGCTGTAAGTACAACTTACCTCCTGGGGCTCCCAAGCTATCCATTCTCTCATTTGACGGCGGTTTCCATGGAAGAACGTTCGGCGCGCTTTCCACGACGCATTCCAAGTCGATACACAAGTTGGACATACCGTCCTTTGATTGGCCCATTGCCCGCTTCCCAGAATACAAGTACCCATTGGAGGAGTTTGAGTCGCACAACAAGCAGGAAGACGACAAGAGCCTCGCTCACGTTGAAGAACTGATTCACGAGTACAAAAGAAAAGCTATTCCTGTCGCTGGCTTGATCATCGAGCCCATACAAGCAGAAGGCGGTGACAGACACGCATCTGATGAATATTTCAGACGGCTCCGGAGTCTCGCAGTGAAGCACGACGTCCTTTTCATATGTGACGAAGTTCAGACTGGGTGCGGTCCGACTGGTCGTTTCTGGGCACACGAACACTGGGGGTCAGATAACCCACCCGACGTGGTGACATTCAGCAAGAAAATGCTCACGGGGGGCTACTACTACAAGCCGGAAGTGCGTCCAAAAGAAGGATACCGCATTTTCAACACGTGGGTGGGTGATCCGACCAAGCTGTTGCTCATCGAAGAAGTGCTCAAGGTCATCCGCACGGAAAACTTGCTGGAAAACGTGAGGACCACGGGAAAACACTTGCTGGACGGCATGAGCGAGATCAGCAAGAAGTACCCTGCCACGTTTCTCAACCCCAGGGGACGTGGAACGTTCTGTGCAGCGGATCTTCCCACGGAAGAGGCGAGGAATAAGTTTGTGACGCAGATGCACCTCCTCGGAGTTCACTGCGGAGGCAGCGGAAGCAAGACGGTCAGAGTCCGCACGGCACTAACCTTTGAGAAGAAGCACGCCGACATTATGTTGGATCGTGTTAATAAGGTACTCGCAGAAAAGTTCTGA